A genomic region of Cryptococcus gattii WM276 chromosome F, complete sequence contains the following coding sequences:
- a CDS encoding Hypothetical protein (Similar to TIGR gene model, INSD accession AAW44150.1; CNF00190) — MGRRLEDASCAICIDSLFNKRDDLDDIIPIATCECGHVFHEPCLLEWFKSQSQAYLAAAREAGIPGRHGSPTLSDAPVECPSCRAECFADPVTGNPIIYRLYITFDGRSSSVQPASSPLRREVDQQAKRREEEALRLARRAKNLTEEVNGLGAESMEEEMGGLIKKTEGLVKDLELSAKAASGIKTYVGGLIVAVNKLRSVLEDHPVVHALQGRIFQLESTLKETNAEMKTIIPNEIRKAKEAEQAKAEKKIKRIMDELEVIQRELEKEKVARRAGKKEMDERAKENEKKMLNLESQLRREAKEKEDLQATLRERTKMLKMYQSKADSRKELKAKVQRLEADNARLQTDLKASTNAPQSSRMISSRFVSPEAFDHLPNKWASPQRDIKYDEILSDNDDPSIQEILPFDRDLVGPHARLHTSRAQLIPPTSADESSLLIDMPSFHDDSLRHATGLPGSPKRSGSRKDLDTRQHPTARTISFDLDDGLKRRKISKSKYFPVSSSSGFGSVGDMKEQVRGKERAREKEGVKEHRPRKRDRKGGDLFGSDAEEPGAEDKEVPDPQSRQNRINPFAASKRSTSSCAKLPPTSAILIPDSSPQRATFCPDSEPDHQLELDGNNDGKNSPGYMVVEPKRVPLRMKEKEQVKDTCNVSDKGKGKEMMGAGSLGKQKGSEQKSVVDWLGIRDQNGRPKAGTSLMLGRQIKKKL, encoded by the exons ATGGGAAGACGGCTCGAGGACGCTTCGTGTGCCATTTGTATCGATTCGCTCTTCAACAAACGCGATGACCTAGACGACATCATTCCCATCGCCACTTGCGAATGTG GTCACGTGTTTCACGAGCCATGCCTTTTAGAGTGGTTCAAAAGCCAATCACAAGCTTACCTCGCTGCTGCTCGTGAAGCAGGAATTCCAGGTAGACATGGTTCTCCCACGCTCTCGGACGCTCCTGTCGAATGCCCTTCTTGTCGAGCAGAATGTTTTGCCGACCCTGTAACCGGTAACCCCATCATATACCGACTATACATTACGTTTGATGGCCGGTCAAGTAGTGTTCAGCCGGCATCGTCTCCATTGAGAAGGGAGGTTGACCAGCAAGCGAAAcgaagggaagaagaggcatTGAGGCTTGCCAGGAGAGCAAAAAATTTAACGGAGGAGGTAAATGGATTAGGAGCAGAGAGTatggaggaggaaatgGGAGGGTTGATTAAGAAAACCGAAGGCTTGGTGAAGGACTTGGAGCTTTCTGCAAAAGCAGCTAGCGGCATTAAG ACATACGTTGGTGGTCTGATTGTAGCGGTCAACAAGCTCCGCTCGGTGCTCGAAGATCACCCCGTCGTTCATGCACTTCAAGGTAGAATCTTTCAGCTAGAATCCACTTTGAAAGAGACAAACGCGGAAATGAAAACTATTATCCCCAATGAGATACGGAAAGCGAAAGAAGCTGAGCAAGCCAAGGctgagaagaagattaAAAGAATTATGGATGAGTTGGAGGTGATACAGAGAGAGCttgagaaggaaaaggtaGCTAGAAGAGCtgggaagaaagaaatgGACGAGAGGGCGAAGGAAAATGAGAAGAAAATGCTGAATCTTGAGAG TCAATTGAGAAGAGAAGcgaaggaaaaggaagattTGCAAGCCACCCTACGAGAGCGTACAAAAATGCTTAAAATGTATCAATCCAAA GCCGACTCTCGTAAAGAGCTCAAAGCAAAAGTCCAAAGGCTCGAGGCCGACAATGCTCGTCTCCAAACAGACCTCAAAGCCTCTACCAACGCCCCCCAATCATCACGCATGATATCCAGCCGCTTTGTATCCCCCGAGGCCTTCGATCACCTGCCGAATAAGTGGGCGAGCCCCCAACGCGACATCAAGTACGACGAAATCCTGAGTGACAATGACGATCCAAGTATCCAAGAAATCCTTCCCTTCGATCGTGACCTTGTCGGACCCCATGCCCGTTTGCACACTTCACGAGCCCAACTGATCCCTCCTACATCTGCTGATGAGTCCTCCCTTCTTATCGATATGCCGTCCTTCCATGACGACTCTTTACGCCATGCGACCGGCTTACCAGGAAGTCCGAAGCGGTCTGGATCAAGAAAAGATTTGGATACGAGACAACACCCGACGGCAAGGACAATATCATTTGATCTGGATGACGGGCTAAAGCGAAGGAAGATTAGCAAGAGTAAATATTTTCCTGTGAGCTCTAGCTCAGGTTTTGGGAGTGTGGGCGATATGAAGGAACAAGTGaggggaaaagaaagagcgagggaaaaggagggaGTTAAGGAGCATAGACCGCGAAAGAGGGACAGAAAAGGAGGTGACCTATTTGGCTCAGATGCTGAAGAGCCTGGGGCCGAAGATAAAGAAGTGCCTGATCCTCAATCACGACAGAACAGGATCAACCCGTTTGCCGCTTCTAAACGATCTACATCTTCTTGCGCCAAGTTACCGCCCACATCTGCCATCCTCATACCCGATTCTTCCCCCCAGCGAGCAACATTCTGCCCCGACAGCGAGCCGGACCATCAACTAGAGCTAGACGGAAATAATGATGGGAAGAATTCACCGGGATACATGGTGGTTGAGCCGAAACGGGTGCCGTTGCGtatgaaagagaaggaacAAGTCAAGGATACATGCAATGTCAGTGATaagggaaaggggaaagagatgatggGGGCGGGGTCTCTGGGGAAGCAGAAAGGTTCAGAACAGAAGAGTGTGGTTGATTGGTTAGGCATACGGGATCAGAATGGGCGGCCAAAGGCTGGGACAAGTTTGATGCTGGGAAGACAGATCAAGAAGAAATTATAA
- a CDS encoding Hypothetical Protein (Similar to TIGR gene model, INSD accession AAW44140.1), translating into MPRTRSRTTLLRKQVRSLERLPIELQTQIITYLKDIDPRSLLALARVSKSLYYQCIDHIYYEVKLNECNRRQFHRGLDSDMFFRVRKDLKSWYNNQHQALLFGQSTTLRRLLLFDKVHRVIIEDGFALERVVERAIDVARERYFISPSSYMKEKPQALFRNLSHGKKGLPCMIWEEDVMEEFESWIELSYLDDREYAEELDLSWSECDTNLARERLESLYVVKLCDPGTPLCIHVPADSVCHESQRHLNGVFKNNTPETLALHNVKLEDWRFGKSSWQYTPDEMHLFLLAQGLPKNTYERPLPHREALGRFLSYFSPQETHYKIHIYNYAREPTESEEDVKRKVFKISRREYAKKREFDLLCARKEAREEPGDEWSFQGELVIHFEKAVCKFCGCH; encoded by the exons ATGCCCCGCACACGTAGCCGGACCACCTTGCTGAGAAAGCAAGTCCGCTCGCTCGAACGTCTCCCCATCGAACTGCAAACACAAATCATCACTTACCTCAAAGATATCGATCCCAGAAGCCTTCTCGCTCTGGCGCGAGTATCCAAATCATTGTACTACCAGTGCATTGATCACATCTACTACGAAGTCAAGCTAAATGAATGTAACCGAAGACAGTTTCATAGGGGCCTCGACAGCGACATGTTTTTTCGAGTACGAAAAGATCTAAAGTCTTGGTACAATAACCAACACCAAGCGCTCTTGTTTGGACAAAGCACGACTTTACGACGCCTTCTCTTATTTGACAAAGTCCATCGAGTTATCATTGAGGATGGTTTTGCCTTGGAAAGAGTCGTGGAAAGAGCTATCGATGTAGCCAGGGAGCGCTATTTCATTTCCCCTTCATCGTACATGAAAGAAAAACCGCAAGCTCTGTTTCGAAACCTCAGTCACGGCAAGAAAGGCCTGCCGTGTATGAtatgggaagaagacgtTATGGAAGAATTCGAGTCTTGGATTGAACTTAGTTACCTCGATGACCGGGAATACGCCGAGGAACTCGACCTATCTTGGTCAGAATGCGATACCAACCTGGCTAGGGAAAGACTTGAAAGCTTATATGTTGTAAAACTGTGCGATCCCGGCACTCCTCTCTGCATTCATGTACCGGCGGACAGTGTGTGTCATGAGTCCCAAAGACATCTCAACGGCGTCTTCAAAAACAATACTCCTGAAACCCTTGCTTTGCATAATGTTAAGCTTGAGGACTGGAGGTTCGGTAAATCCAGTTGGCAATACACCCCAGATGAAATGCATTTGTTCTTGCTAGCCCAGGGATTACCTAAAAATACCTATGAACGACCGCTTCCTCATCGTGAAGCCCTGGGTAGATTCTTATC CTATTTCTCTCCACAGGAGACGCACTATAAGATTCACATCTACAATTATGCTCGCGAGCCAACagaaagtgaagaagatgtcAAACGAAAGGTTTTTAAGATTAGCCGCCGTGAATACgcaaagaaaagagaaTTCGATCTCCTTTGCGCGAGAAAAGAAGCAAGAGAAGAACCAGGTGATGAGTGGTCTTTCCAGGGGGAGCTAGTGATACATTTTGAAAAGGCGGTCTGCAAATTTTGTGGGTGCCATTAG
- a CDS encoding Hypothetical protein (Similar to TIGR gene model, INSD accession AAW43983.1; CNF00210), which translates to MSMSMKMYFHGTIGGDMLWFASWMPSSAGATVGVCIGLFILAIFERYLIAFRRACDAAWRKGQVGYVRPCSNGPLTSSSAKSTSLQPPVLLNRRSSNKKEDVLFTPSAYAFESNHDGAVEPVAPYSPSVLAVRDCQEGNSAPSYTHSQQGQTHAQEQSELGMACNPFAEERVAEIERYKEKAVEADVVAWGKCSLDDLGQVMWDIKGDERVCIYVCIFVYCGYRALSFRVVIVTVC; encoded by the exons ATGTCCATGAGCATGAAGATGTACTTCCATGGCACAATAGGAGGTGACA TGCTTTGGTTCGCATCTTGGATGCCATCTTCCGCGGGAGCAACTGTCGGAGTTTGCATTGGTCTTTTCATCCTTGCCATCTTTGAGCGATACTTGATTGCTTTCAGACGAGCATGCGATGCCGCTTGGAGAAAAGG ACAAGTAGGATACGTACGTCCTTGCTCAAACGGACCTCTCACCTCCTCATCTGCCAAGTCGACTTCCCTCCAACCTCCCGTGCTCCTCAACCGACGTTCATCCAATAAAAAGGAGGACGTCCTCTTTACCCCCTCTGCTTACGCCTTTGAATCAAACCATGATGGTGCAGTCGAACCTGTCGCCCCTTACAGTCCTTCCGTACTTGCTGTACGCGACTGTCAAGAGGGTAATTCCGCTCCTTCCTATACGCATTCACAGCAAGGTCAAACTCACGCACAGGAGCAATCTGAATTAGGTATGGCATGTAATCCATTTGCGGAGGAAAGGGTAGCAGAGATTGAGAGATATAAGGAGAAGGCTGTGGAGGCGGAT GTAGTGGCGTGGGGGAAATGCTCTTTGGACGATTTGGGTCAAGTCATGTGGGACATTAAAGGGGATGAGCGTGTATGCATATATGTATGTATATTTGTGTATTGTGGCTATCGTGCTCTATCGTTCCGTGTTGTTATTGTGACTGTCTGCTAA
- a CDS encoding Hypothetical protein (Similar to SGTC gene model, INSD accession EAL20124.1; CNBF4500) encodes MPSDRTSVASRKCPPEDLLIIERTSPVQESREVTYLKSTESRLDNVRRTNAAKQPHSSLAVDNNTLFFAPGKNAQSSFPDPTVRNFNETRGDTNSNSVNPHSASPLWPPLESSDRSLTPIPDGWELVHSKSVDDMVKNLYEGSIRNPPRFPPHLDAFSCASPPSSFYSPTSSHPISIAKPLITSAVSNNHQAAPLQSLSIPSVFLSSNWVQTVPQITVQRPATLDASRQQMNLQTNQRFHFDTPSSPMPTLHSSSFDPQKFASFGSFRVSKSSPDIVGPSSSSYATSTQNRSRSSVNSPASTQNSKLDIRSPIPLLRKGKSTSGIIRSAPIVHETPETERSEYQSPLKLRIPVSPGPTPNRAPESPSRLSDIPSNPRPSHARLARALQTPPIIAELPHLIATNQDPPFTPIPRHTTGSTSIPIITSSFIHVTTQTSSDDLTAVDITVADNAIKFPVILKKPSPLKRKTSHTSLSTVAIQKDGNAIRKKVSTAFSKAKSHCSNLLKRPE; translated from the exons ATGCCCAGTGATAGGACCTCAGTAGCTTCAAGGAAGTGCCCTCCTGAGGACCTGCTA ATTATCGAAAGAACCAGCCCTGTCCAGGAAAGCCGGGAGGTCACTTACCTAAAAAGTACTGAGTCGAGGTTGGATAATGTCCGAAGGACGAATGCAGCCAAGCAGCCACATTCGTCTTTAGCTGTGGACAACAATACTTTATTTTTCGCTCCTGGAAAGAACGCCCAATCTTCCTTCCCAGATCCTACGGTCAGGAATTTTAACGAAACAAGGGGTGATACCAACAGCAACTCAGTGAATCCTCATTCAGCTTCTCCCTTGTGGCCTCCTCTAGAATCTTCT GACAGGTCATTAACACCTATCCCCGATGGCTGGGAGCTCGTCCATTCAAAATCCGTAGATGATATGGTGAAAAATCTCTATGAAGGGAGTATCCGGAACCCTCCACGATTTCCTCCCCATTTAGACGCTTTCTCATGTGCATCGCCGCCCTCCTCTTTTTATTCACCTACTTCCAGCCATCCAATCTCCATCGCTAAGCCACTCATAACTTCGGCTGTGTCCAACAACCACCAAGCAGCCCCACTCCAAAGTTTATCGATTCCCAGTgtctttctttcctctaATTGGGTTCAAACTGTTCCCCAAATTACGGTACAAAGACCTGCTACGCTTGACGCCTCACGACAGCAAATGAACCTCCAGACAAACCAGCGATTCCACTTTGATACACCATCAAGCCCAATGCCGACTTTGCACTCATCAAGTTTTGATCCACAGAAATTTGCTTCCTTTGGCTCTTTTCGCGTATCCAAATCATCGCCCGATATTGTCGGTCCCAGTTCTTCTTCATATGCCACTTCCACTCAAAATCGTTCTCGGTCCTCAGTCAACTCTCCCGCTTCCACCCAAAACTCAAAGTTGGATATACGAAGCCCGATTCCTCTACTTCGGAAGGGTAAATCAACCTCGGGCATCATCCGCTCGGCGCCTATCGTACACGAAACCCCAGAGACGGAGAGAAGCGAATATCAATCCCCTTTGAAGCTTCGAATTCCCGTCTCGCCGGGACCTACCCCCAACAGGGCGCCGGAATCACCTTCCCGATTGAGCGATATCCCTTCCAACCCACGGCCTTCCCATGCCAGACTTGCGCGTGCTCTCCAAACGCCCCCTATTATTGCCGAGTTGCCACATCTCATTGCGACAAACCAAGATCCTCCTTTCACGCCTATTCCCCGACATACGACTGGGTCAACTTCTATCCCCATCATcacttcttccttcatcCATGTTACCACCCAGACATCCTCTGACGATCTTACCGCGGTGGACATAACCGTCGCTGACAACGCCATAAAATTTCCGGTCATTCTCAAAAAGCCATCACCACTAAAACGAAAAACATCGCATACGAGCCTATCAACAGTCGCCATCCAGAAAGATGGGAACGCTATCAGAAAGAAAGTTAGCACAGCATTCAGTAAGGCGAAAAGCCATTGTTCGAATCTCCTTAAGAGGCCGGAGTAG
- a CDS encoding uncharacterized protein (Similar to TIGR gene model, INSD accession AAW43987.1), translating to MIRSVNVPQMVNGSDAGSPSFSLEEMSQEEVVGIYGKEEMTIPFEADSGSCMGSEKGSREFGTSSETSLTTHSSDSSLVFIFPPTHLSYTSNPPKAARLPFPSNVHEPPPSFCHPPLPLTAIGCRQSQNQEHRLSVSYLDFTPSIETSRALYTSALCPSSDPATIVLSAQALIAQAKRARTKSIRKRRSSAPSLSSPSTVRRSNTSSIISTISTISMSRAPSFGPSESAISNGESPSASPTTPLSPTRSNGRESGGAWRGLRRALSLGSRESSNPKRRSSRTSVLDKDEACKASGRCRRDGERANSRGIDQRPQGSGGRPFTGPSSPSMSIAEEWGDLGTLLQFPKPPINCNLRRKSVRSLAGLGSPLLLLPKDGEEEDSSGSESEREEGKKIYARPPSGGLPSTPSADSQSSQESSLPPHTPIADASPSLPPSLLLPILLTPTTPTTPHTHAPSANKKMSSLLSPETVSVIGDTHRASQRTRSDLQSTSVPALENNSDPQAKLIHSAMSRDWQGSSPNPLPPSSSPFRHRLQPSVPDSTRTFCSSFSSQNDITVTAAVSPPQSYANSSNALHSSRLTAVYGSSLSSVRSCTTVDSLLQSHQQGHIAERPDIATVVKEDNAAIEKIKDGFVTKPLDVKRRPPLAQSASTGSVNRSKTTSNHFSRGRSNSQYGTINSAHSKQSSQSSHPFAPFSRPASPAPSSTAKNTFLSPQATHRLDRVDSPVINSSRSSPNLAEAYKMTRSAQQVALVSTEDDRDGDVTCPVCVEPMGFTYRLPGEKPPIVPDCGHALHEECFTHVYGEVPPEGSRKILGVCGVCRQPMKLVDGVAKKDKLSAIMGQPGKSSHPAPSIRGASGRGIAPLTPPDPTADDPIDNSRPSLSNGQPPTVIVPHLSIKSEFNTISKNRKGKQMITAMVTIDVPPAPHRCKYPAASRQLDDGRFSPQLPPSPTPAEEITANSPLRDPNAADPFAHVLQDLKNRIVDLKQLSVDSLGQLRLFGILTVRKGSLKRDFQVYLFQDALVCAAEEKKSGFRQIFSSSNSMRSDHSGHSSKSVLKLKGRIYLRHVSRVVDQSTPSELNLVILMEDESLESFILTFKDKGSHETWRVTINKLIAECRGSKDRAAKILGSDAPRSASSGLGTNFSDMTSPMSISYTTTPTTSNFSPVSPKGQTLGDLAYNAPLAPIHTPMDLVLVLSLPAFTSGQSIPLKVKLMRSSLEFLLALLGPKDRISLVSCGMGVNGTLRKTPFLSTTRYESRKRLEAFVEILGAGKLENDEFEVLAGGDEKLDVVTAMNVGLDVVLQRKAKNPISSMVIVSDTIDVIKRAQMDLVAARLDAANVTVHAVGYGRSHDPSPLWIVTNHTLGTYSFVKEWYHLRETLAGIVGGMMDVAMDNVKIHVSCVEKGFRIMRVQGTTQAVITGAGEDIDIELQGLRYGDSREILIEFELENRDESQRYSEGSSGSGHGSEPSSQRGGSSRRAPSSHLGMDRLSVANSSNDEVFDEVPVCEVDLAFRDPAAGRSVSRLPHPELLTVAFIPHAASSPPADPAILRRRMELLASDMLTRALLIASRKNYVQADRILRETKRIIETMQDNMRQHVTESASSSRGKSKREVQAIMAMEGLEGPLQDLEALLDGMEEQKGVFDKDCRNFTAQQSGVLRSQRAWTTRSLSERTYCTIGVRNIIHMSAEWQSRFQ from the exons ATGATCAGGTCTGTCAATGTACCACAAATGGTAAACGGAAGCGACGCTGGTTCCCCTTCATTTTCTTTAGAGGAGATGTctcaagaagaagttgTCGGAATATATGGCAAAGAGGAGATGACGATACCTTTTGAAGCTGATAGCGGCTCTTGCATGGGCTCTGAAAAAGG TTCGAGGGAATTTGGGACAAGCAGCGAAACATCCTTGACCACGCACAGTTCAGATTCGTCATTGGTTTTTATTTTCCCTCCCACGCACCTTTCATACACAAGCAACCCCCCTAAAGCAGCTCGACTTCCTTTTCCATCCAATGTGCACGAGcctcctccctctttcTGTCACCCACCGTTACCTCTTACTGCTATCGGTTGTCGCCAAAGCCAGAACCAGGAACATCGTCTGAGCGTCAGCTACCTCGACTTTACGCCATCTATCGAAACCTCACGAGCCCTCTACACTAGTGCTTTGTGTCCTTCAAGCGATCCCGCGACTATAGTGCTTTCAGCACAAGCTCTCATCGCCCAGGCAAAGCGCGCTCGGACAAAAAGCATCCGGAAACGGCGATCATCAGCTCCATCACTTTCATCACCTTCTACTGTACGTCGATCGAATAcatcatccatcatcaGCACCATCAGCACCATCAGCATGTCCAGAGCACCCTCCTTTGGTCCATCCGAGTCTGCGATCAGTAATGGCGAGAGCCCATCTGCTTCTCCTACCACACCCCTGTCCCCCACCAGATCAAACGGCCGTGAGTCGGGGGGTGCATGGCGAGGGTTAAGAAGGGCGTTGTCTCTAGGTTCAAGAGAGAGTAGTAACCCCAAGCGGAGGTCTTCACGAACTTCAGTGCTGGATAAAGACGAGGCGTGCAAGGCAAGTGGCCGCTGCAGACGAGATGGTGAGCGTGCAAATTCGCGCGGCATCGACCAGCGTCCACAGGGTAGTGGGGGCCGGCCGTTCACTGGACCCAGTTCACCATCAATGTCTATCGCAGAAGAATGGGGTGATTTGGGTACTCTTCTACAATTCCCCAAGCCGCCCATTAACTGTAATTTGAGAAGAAAGTCTGTGCGTAGTCTGGCCGGGTTAGGATCTCCGTTGCTCCTTTTACCCAAGGACggcgaggaggaagacAGTAGTGGCTCCGAGTCtgagagagaagaaggaaagaagatctACGCCCGCCCGCCCTCTGGAGGCTTGCCATCGACACCTTCTGCAGATTCACAATCCAGTCAAGAAAGCAGTCTCCCGCCCCACACACCCATCGCGGACGCGTCCCCATCCTTGCCACCTTCGCTTTTGCTGCCGATACTGCTCACACCGACTACACCAACCACACCACATACACATGCACCCTCGGCAAACAAAAAAATGTCGTCGTTGTTGTCTCCAGAGACGGTGTCGGTTATTGGCGACACACATCGCGCATCTCAGAGAACAAGAAGCGATCTTCAGAGTACATCTGTACCAGCTTTAGAGAACAATAGCGACCCACAAGCTAAGCTGATACATAGCGCAATGTCCAGGGACTGGCAAG GCTCTTCTCCAAATCCTTTACCACCGAGCTCGTCCCCTTTCCGTCACAGACTCCAACCTTCGGTACCTGACTCCACACGGACCTTTTgctcatccttctcttctcaaAACGACATCACAGTCACCGCCGCTGTCTCGCCGCCACAGTCCTACGCCAACTCATCCAACGCTTTACACAGCTCGAGGTTGACTGCAGTTTATGGGTCTAGCCTAAGTTCTGTCCGCTCTTGCACTACTGTTGATTCTTTATTACAAAGCCATCAACAGGGGCATATTGCCGAGCGTCCTGACATTGCGACTGTTGTGAAAGAAGACAACGCAGCTATTGAAAAGATCAAAGACGGGTTTGTTACCAAGCCTCTTGACGTGAAGCGTCGGCCTCCTTTAGCACAGTCTGCATCAACCGGCTCTGTCAACAGAAGCAAGACTACTTCTAATCACTTTTCCCGCGGACGTTCCAACTCTCAATACGGAACCATCAATTCTGCCCACTCCAAGCAGTCTTCTCAGTCATCTCATCCCTTTGCGCCCTTTTCTCGACCTGCCTCACCGGCGCCGTCCAGCACAGCAAAGAACACTTTCCTTTCTCCGCAAGCAACCCATCGTCTTGATCGTGTTGACTCTCCTGTGATTAATAGCTCGAGATCATCACCGAACCTCGCAGAGGCCTACAAGATGACACGATCAGCCCAGCAAGTGGCTCTCGTGTCAACAGAAGATGACAGAGATGGAGATGTCACATGTCCCGTCTGCGTGGAGCCTATGGGTTTCACTTATAGATTACCTGGCGAGAAGCCACCTATTGTCCCTGATTGTGGGCACGCTCTACATGAG GAATGTTTCACTCATGTTTACGGAGAGGTTCCACCAGAAGGATCAAGAAAAATTTTAGGTGTATGTGGTGTTTGCCGTCAACCCATGAAGCTCGTCGATGGTGTGGCAAAGAAAGACA AGCTTTCTGCCATTATGGGCCAACCTGGCAAGTCTTCTCACCCAGCACCATCCATCCGCGGGGCAAGCGGTCGTGGTATCGCACCTCTTACACCTCCGGACCCTACTGCTGATGATCCCATCGACAACTCCCGCCCTTCTCTATCCAATGGGCAGCCGCCAACGGTCATTGTGCCTCATCTTTCAATCAAATCCGAGTTCAACACCATCTCCAAAAATCGAAAGGGCAAACAGATGATTACTGCAATGGTAACCATTGATGTCCCTCCAGCACCTCATAGGTGCAAATACCCTGCTGCCAGTCGTCAGCTCGACGACGGACGATTTTCGCCTCAACTTCCTCCATCCCCGACTCCTGCTGAAGAAATCACTGCCAACTCGCCCCTAAGAGATCCCAATGCAGCCGATCCTTTCGCACACGTCCTCCAGGACTTGAAGAACCGCATAGTAGACCTGAAGCAACTTAGCGTAGACTCCCTCGGTCAACTTCGACTGTTTGGCATCCTCACAGTGCGCAAAGGATCCCTCAAGCGCGATTTCCAGGTCTACCTCTTCCAAGATGCGCTCGTCTGCGCGGccgaggagaagaagtcgGGCTTCAGGCAGATATTCTCCTCATCCAATTCCATGCGCAGTGATCACTCGGGACATTCTTCAAAATCTGTGCTCAAACTCAAAGGCAGGATATATCTCCGTCATGTCTCTAGAGTGGTAGACCAGTCTACGCCTTCAGAGCTCAACCTTGTGATTCTTATGGAGGACGAATCGCTCGAGTCGTTCATTCTTACTTTCAAAGATAAGGGAAGTCATGAGACTTGGAGGGTGACTATAAATAAATTAATTGCGGAGTGCAGGGGCTCCAAGGATAGAGCGGCGAAGATTCTTGGTTCTGATGCTCCCAGGAGCGCTTCGAGTGGCTTAGGGACCAATTTCTCCGACATGACAAGTCCTATGTCAATATCCTACACAACCACACCTACTACATCTAACTTTTCACCGGTATCTCCCAAAGGCCAAACATTAGGCGATCTTGCATACAACGCACCACTTGCCCCTATACATACTCCTATGGACCTTGTCCTCGTGCTCTCTCTTCCTGCGTTTACTTCCGGACAGAGTATTCCTCTCAAAGTCAAGCTCATGCGGTCTTCCCTTGAGTTTTTGCTCGCTCTCCTTGGGCCGAAAGACCGTATTTCATTAGTCTCATGTGGAATGGGCGTTAATGGTACTCTACGCAAGACGCCTTTCCTGTCTACCACAAGGTATGAGAGCCGAAAGCGTCTTGAAGCGTTTGTGGAGATTCTCGGTGCCGGAAAGCTGGAGAACGACGAGTTTGAAGTTTTAGCAGGAGGTGATGAGAAGCTGGATGTGGTGACGGCTATGAACGTTGGTCTCGATGTTGTGCTTCAGCGCAAAGCCAAAAACCCCATTTCAAGCATGGTGATTGTCAGCGATACTATCGATGTCATTAAGCGAGCTCAAATGGACCTTGTGGCCGCTCGTCTTGATGCGGCCAATGTCACTGTCCATGCTGTGGGCTATGGCAGGTCGCATGACCCTTCACCTCTCTGGATCGTTACCAACCACACTCTCGGTACTTATTCGTTTGTAAAGGAGTGGTACCACTTGCGTGAGACTTTGGCGGGCATCGTAGGTGGAATGATGGATGTTGCGATGGATAATGTCAAGATCCATGTGTCTTGTGTGGAGAAGGGTTTTAGGATCATGAGGGTACAGGGTACAACACAAGCAGTTATCACTGGAGCGGGTGAGGATATTGATATTGAACTTCAAGGGTTGAGATATGGCGACTCCAGGGAGATCCTTATTGAGTTCGAGCTGGAGAATAGGGATGAATCTCAAAGATATTCTGAAGGGTCAAGTGGGTCGGGACATGGCTCTGAACCTTCGAGTCAACGAGGGGGATCTTCTCGACGAGCGCCCAGTTCTCACTTGGGTATGGACAGGCTTTCTGTCGCCAATTCCAGCAACGATGAGGTATTTGACGAAGTCCCGGTATGTGAAGTGGACTTGGCCTTCCGAGACCCCGCCGCAGGCCGCTCTGTTTCCCGTCTCCCCCATCCTGAACTCCTCACCGTTGCTTTCATTCCGCACGCGGCATCGTCACCCCCAGCTGACCCTGCCATTCTTCGCCGACGTATGGAACTTCTTGCCTCTGACATGCTCACTCGTGCTCTCCTCATTGCCTCACGTAAAAACTACGTCCAAGCAGACCGGATTCTGCGTGAGACCAAGAGGATTATCGAGACGATGCAGGATAACATGAGGCAGCATGTGACCGAAAGTGCTTCAAGTAGCAGGGGAAAGAGTAAGAGGGAAGTGCAGGCGATTATGGCCATGGAGGGTTTAGAAGGACCATTGCAGGATTTGGAAGCGTTATTAGATGGGATGGAGGAACAGAAGGGCGTGTTTGATAAGGATTGCCGGAACTTTACTGCCCAACAG TCTGGTGTGTTGAGGTCGCAAAGAGCCTGGACCACTCGATCATTATCGGAAAGAACATATTGTACTATTGGCGTCCGAAATATCATTCACATGTCAGCTGAATGGCAATCAAGATTCCAGTAG